A window from Saprospiraceae bacterium encodes these proteins:
- the xerD gene encoding site-specific tyrosine recombinase XerD — protein sequence MDWHSTLKGFQAYLLLEKSLSAHSIEAYIRDAEKLMEYVIISKIDLTPDKLTTDHLTSFIYYINDLGLEPKSQARIISGIRAFYKYMMMEDIIENDPSSLLEGPKLQRALPDVLSYEEIDHMIGSIDMSLPHSQRNRAMLETLYACGLRVSELITLKISNFFPDQGFVKVLGKNNKERLIPIGTSAIKHILLYLDTERKILPVIAKNHEDTLFLNRRGKGLTRVMVFTLIKQYATQAGIRKSVSPHTFRHSFATHLVEGGADLRAVQEMLGHESILTTEIYTHLDRNYLRETMIKYHPLSKKDGRI from the coding sequence TTGGATTGGCACAGCACTTTGAAAGGTTTCCAGGCTTATCTACTGCTTGAAAAGTCACTTTCGGCACACTCCATCGAGGCTTATATCCGTGATGCTGAAAAACTAATGGAATATGTGATTATCAGCAAGATAGATCTTACGCCTGATAAATTGACAACTGACCACCTGACATCTTTTATTTATTATATCAATGATCTTGGCCTCGAGCCCAAAAGTCAGGCTCGCATCATTTCGGGAATCAGGGCTTTTTACAAGTATATGATGATGGAAGACATTATTGAAAATGACCCATCTTCATTACTGGAAGGACCCAAATTGCAGCGTGCATTGCCAGATGTGTTGAGCTATGAGGAAATAGACCATATGATCGGAAGTATAGATATGTCACTGCCACATAGTCAGCGTAACCGCGCCATGCTGGAGACTCTTTATGCCTGTGGTTTGAGGGTTTCTGAATTGATCACACTAAAGATAAGTAATTTTTTTCCTGATCAGGGATTTGTGAAAGTACTGGGGAAAAACAATAAAGAACGATTAATTCCTATTGGCACTTCAGCTATCAAACATATTCTATTATACTTAGATACTGAACGAAAAATTCTGCCCGTCATTGCCAAAAATCATGAAGATACGCTCTTTCTCAACAGAAGAGGGAAAGGTCTCACCAGAGTGATGGTCTTTACACTGATCAAACAATATGCAACACAAGCAGGAATCAGAAAGTCGGTTAGCCCGCATACTTTCAGACATTCTTTTGCAACCCATCTGGTAGAAGGAGGTGCGGATCTCAGAGCTGTTCAGGAAATGTTGGGTCATGAATCCATACTGACTACAGAAATCTACACTCATCTGGACAGAAATTACCTTAGAGAGACTATGATAAAATATCACCCGTTGAGTAAAAAAGATGGCAGAATTTAG
- a CDS encoding DNA polymerase III subunit alpha — translation MYLNCHSYFSLRYGTFAPEELPGIAKSYGVECLVMSDINNTSAAFQFVRACREQGIKPILGIEFRQDNEFLYLGIAKNDEGWRELCSLLTESSLTGEPLPKEAPELHHCYIIYRKLPKGVELLRDYEYAGIRPEEVNHLYSSYLKNYPDKLVIFSPVTFADEDGFKAHKLLRCIDLNIVIGKLDPKDCAKSSEIFYPKGHLENVFQQYPHIIANTQRILDTCHTEMEATKLHNRRTFTGDETDDFKLLTKLAVSGCKRRFGDKHKKAMERTLRELKVIQQMGFCAYFLITWDIVRYAHSVGYFHVGRGSGANSIVAYNLNITDVDPLELDLYFERFINPHRSSPPDFDIDFSWNNRDDVTDYIFKRYGKEHTALLATYNTFKGKSIIRELGKVVGLPKADIDTIVDEPMAVDKHHPFAKHIFKYGKMIEKFPNYLSIHAGGILISEKPLNYHTALQLMPKGFPIVHFDMYGAEDLEYHKYDVLSQRGLGHIKDAVDLVKQNQGKAIDVHNVAQIKEDPNVKTQLRSGHCIGCFYIESPAMRGLLHKLRCDNYVHLVAASSIIRPGVAQSGMMREYIQRFHKPDSYTYLHPVFEEHLGETYGVMVYQEDVMKIVHHFSGLDLDESDVLRRIMTGKKKSSDTFYRLQEKYFKNCKERGYPDELSKEVWRQIESFSGYSFCKAHSASSAAESFQRLYLKTYFPLEFMTAVINNFGGFYSTEQYVHEARMCGAKIEAPCVNNSTYLTNIYGTTIYIGFVHLANLEQKLAHAIVEERQIHGDYRSLKDFTHRINISKEQLEILIRIGAFRFTGMNKYELMWEKNAVHNPLIKHAYAGEMLFDTEMENFTLPILSETEHEQSFDEIELLGFPLCNPFDLLQTKFRGDIRATQMKDYIGKTVRMVGYYVCRKWVTTSKGDLMNFGTMTDVDGHFFDTVHFPPSLKAYAFQGKGCYIVLGKVVDDFGFASLEVSKMEKLPFVKDGRY, via the coding sequence ATGTATCTCAACTGTCACTCCTACTTCAGCCTCCGCTACGGCACCTTCGCTCCCGAAGAGTTGCCTGGCATCGCTAAGTCTTATGGCGTGGAGTGTCTCGTCATGTCTGATATCAACAATACTTCCGCTGCTTTTCAGTTTGTACGTGCATGTCGCGAGCAAGGTATAAAACCCATCCTTGGTATAGAATTTCGTCAGGACAATGAGTTTCTATATCTCGGCATAGCCAAAAACGATGAAGGATGGCGCGAGCTTTGTTCCCTGCTCACAGAGTCCTCACTTACAGGCGAACCACTGCCCAAGGAAGCTCCCGAACTTCACCATTGCTACATCATCTATCGCAAACTACCCAAAGGTGTGGAGCTGCTCCGTGACTACGAATATGCTGGCATCAGACCCGAAGAAGTCAATCATCTGTACTCATCCTATCTCAAAAATTATCCCGACAAACTCGTCATCTTCAGTCCGGTGACTTTCGCAGATGAGGATGGATTTAAGGCGCACAAGCTGCTGCGTTGTATCGATCTCAACATCGTCATCGGCAAGCTTGACCCTAAAGATTGTGCCAAGTCATCTGAGATATTTTACCCAAAAGGTCATCTCGAAAATGTCTTCCAACAGTATCCACACATCATTGCCAACACACAACGTATCTTGGATACTTGCCATACAGAGATGGAGGCAACAAAGCTCCACAATCGTCGTACTTTCACTGGTGATGAGACGGATGACTTCAAACTTCTGACCAAACTCGCTGTCAGTGGGTGCAAAAGACGCTTTGGAGATAAGCATAAAAAAGCGATGGAGCGTACACTTCGTGAACTCAAAGTCATACAACAGATGGGCTTCTGTGCTTATTTTCTCATCACGTGGGACATCGTAAGGTATGCACACTCTGTAGGTTACTTCCACGTAGGTCGCGGATCAGGAGCCAACTCTATCGTAGCCTACAATCTCAATATCACCGACGTAGATCCACTGGAGCTGGACCTGTATTTTGAGCGATTTATCAATCCACATCGGTCTTCACCACCGGATTTTGACATCGACTTCTCATGGAATAACCGTGATGATGTCACCGACTACATCTTCAAACGATATGGCAAAGAACATACGGCCTTGCTCGCCACATACAATACCTTCAAGGGCAAGTCCATCATCCGTGAGCTCGGCAAAGTGGTTGGCCTACCCAAAGCGGACATAGACACCATCGTGGACGAACCTATGGCCGTGGACAAACATCATCCTTTTGCCAAACACATCTTTAAGTATGGCAAGATGATCGAAAAGTTTCCCAATTATCTCTCTATCCACGCCGGCGGTATACTCATCAGCGAAAAACCACTCAATTACCACACGGCATTACAACTCATGCCCAAGGGATTTCCCATCGTACACTTCGATATGTACGGAGCTGAAGATCTCGAATACCACAAATACGATGTGCTCTCGCAGCGTGGTCTCGGCCATATCAAAGATGCCGTTGATCTCGTCAAACAAAATCAGGGCAAGGCTATCGACGTACACAATGTGGCACAGATCAAAGAAGACCCAAACGTCAAAACCCAGCTCCGATCCGGTCACTGCATCGGCTGCTTTTACATCGAGTCGCCCGCCATGCGTGGACTGCTACACAAGTTGCGATGCGATAACTACGTACATCTCGTCGCCGCCAGCTCCATCATACGCCCGGGCGTAGCGCAGTCGGGTATGATGCGCGAGTACATACAGCGTTTTCATAAGCCGGACAGCTATACGTATCTCCATCCGGTATTTGAGGAGCATCTCGGCGAGACCTATGGTGTCATGGTCTATCAGGAAGACGTGATGAAGATCGTCCACCATTTCTCGGGTCTCGATCTTGATGAATCAGACGTGCTACGACGTATCATGACCGGTAAAAAGAAGAGTTCGGACACCTTCTATCGACTACAAGAGAAATATTTTAAAAACTGCAAAGAGCGTGGTTATCCCGACGAACTCAGCAAGGAAGTGTGGCGGCAGATCGAGAGTTTCAGTGGTTATTCCTTCTGCAAGGCGCACTCGGCGAGTTCTGCGGCAGAGTCTTTCCAACGTCTCTATCTCAAGACCTATTTTCCGCTCGAATTTATGACCGCCGTGATCAATAATTTTGGTGGATTCTACAGTACGGAGCAGTACGTCCACGAAGCCCGTATGTGTGGTGCCAAGATAGAAGCACCCTGCGTCAATAACTCTACCTACCTCACCAATATCTATGGTACCACGATCTACATTGGTTTCGTCCACCTCGCCAACCTGGAGCAAAAACTCGCCCACGCCATCGTCGAAGAGCGCCAGATACATGGCGATTACCGCAGCCTCAAGGACTTTACCCATCGCATCAATATCTCCAAAGAGCAACTCGAAATCCTCATCCGCATCGGTGCTTTCCGCTTCACAGGGATGAACAAGTACGAACTTATGTGGGAAAAAAATGCTGTCCACAATCCGCTCATCAAACACGCCTATGCCGGGGAGATGCTCTTCGACACAGAGATGGAAAATTTCACGCTACCTATACTCTCAGAGACCGAGCACGAGCAATCTTTCGACGAGATAGAGCTGCTCGGATTTCCGCTCTGCAATCCCTTTGACCTGCTCCAGACGAAGTTCCGCGGAGACATCAGAGCCACCCAAATGAAAGACTACATCGGCAAGACCGTCCGTATGGTCGGCTACTACGTCTGTCGCAAGTGGGTCACCACCTCCAAAGGCGATCTCATGAATTTCGGTACGATGACCGACGTAGATGGACACTTCTTTGACACGGTACACTTCCCACCTAGTCTGAAAGCTTACGCATTTCAGGGTAAAGGTTGCTACATCGTACTAGGCAAGGTAGTCGATGACTTCGGCTTCGCGAGCCTGGAAGTGAGCAAGATGGAGAAGTTGCCTTTTGTGAAGGATGGGAGGTATTGA
- a CDS encoding gliding motility-associated C-terminal domain-containing protein has translation MILRQSIIPVIISVFFVHFSIAQSAFHRTYASDKNKDIVSIGGIQTKDGNYVSLELEVEKTPDKSFRSDTLIVTSYMPKGDINWSTAIAIDTAFGRLQQALGNIIQGDRDSLFFSLITTKSNKPSKIIGSLDIGGKNGWIRAYTTQANRMADGTAFSHLLANHNRSLFSTHVGGSSTDHDIALSRKNYAGNNIWSKLLSAKDGAGRNITERVAHLSFEKDSSLLLAGIVDTSNLTAFIAVTDTFGNLRWSKKYRTANPSLDGRLHGYGALRLADSTYILTGVLARTGQKDRGFILKTRKNGDVDWGRTIMFKALDNTIISQITLDTKNDIILSGINMDSIAKKTFIFVMKIKQDGSLVWNKKYTRVGGRSEFTGNLFATADGGSALFSSAIESQMTKSSFIKLNANGSSTCEENVSEQVLTAASFFADTLIWTTANAGTVDTVTFKTKPNNYDVPVLALNVRPFCPNEPIDWTFKAGTKGAIFYEWSTGEKGPTLDTLRVFKTGKYSVTVTIGEKVCFMLCDTVELARYDKPQAGMNLGLGSFCTTGRQTLAFSYTPGHPQVKSVAWSTGQNTNTIEIAQPGNYSVTVTDQCDEKAPASTSVGTFPTKITAATIAPTISVDCFTGQATGTLTANGNSTGLGPETYRWSTGQATKAISINSAAIRTFTVTITDACGSTAASTYNMELKGPGITKASISINKDGICQTKNIRLNALADKVGQLRYAWSNSTSAESINVNQTGTYSVTITDVCGNTGTASATIKESDLTPQDLIYANVFFPEGVGARFESGTDSLAWNALKLNRTFGPVNKPEFCIDIISAYEFYVFNRWGQQVFESKNIKNEWDGRIGEKDAQSDTYIWVVKYNINGFEKKLKGDVSLIRQ, from the coding sequence ATGATCTTGCGTCAAAGTATAATTCCGGTTATTATTTCTGTTTTTTTTGTACACTTTTCTATAGCACAAAGTGCTTTTCACAGGACTTATGCTTCAGATAAAAACAAGGATATCGTGAGCATCGGTGGTATTCAGACCAAAGATGGCAATTACGTTTCGCTTGAACTCGAAGTAGAAAAAACACCGGATAAGTCTTTCAGATCAGATACCCTCATTGTCACGAGCTACATGCCAAAAGGAGACATCAACTGGTCCACAGCCATAGCCATAGATACTGCTTTCGGCCGACTCCAGCAAGCATTGGGTAACATCATTCAGGGAGACAGGGATAGTCTGTTTTTCAGCCTGATCACTACGAAATCAAATAAACCATCAAAAATTATAGGCTCACTGGATATCGGTGGGAAAAACGGATGGATAAGGGCATACACTACTCAGGCAAACAGAATGGCAGACGGCACCGCTTTCAGTCATCTTTTGGCAAATCATAACAGATCCTTATTTTCCACTCATGTGGGTGGTAGCAGTACAGACCACGACATTGCACTCAGTAGAAAAAATTATGCCGGCAATAATATCTGGTCGAAACTTTTATCCGCAAAAGATGGAGCCGGTAGAAACATAACTGAAAGAGTGGCCCATCTTTCTTTTGAAAAAGACAGCTCGCTGTTGCTTGCCGGCATAGTAGATACCTCCAATCTTACTGCTTTCATTGCGGTCACAGATACTTTTGGCAATCTCAGGTGGAGCAAAAAGTACCGGACAGCCAATCCATCTCTTGATGGAAGATTGCATGGATATGGTGCTTTAAGACTTGCTGATTCCACTTATATTCTTACCGGAGTTTTGGCCAGAACCGGTCAAAAAGACAGAGGTTTTATCTTGAAAACCAGAAAAAACGGCGACGTGGACTGGGGTAGAACAATCATGTTTAAAGCTCTTGACAATACCATCATCTCTCAAATCACTTTAGATACAAAAAACGATATCATCCTATCGGGTATCAATATGGACTCTATCGCTAAAAAGACTTTTATTTTTGTCATGAAAATAAAGCAGGATGGAAGCCTGGTATGGAATAAAAAATATACCAGAGTCGGTGGCAGATCTGAGTTTACCGGTAACTTATTTGCCACAGCAGACGGAGGTTCAGCTTTGTTTTCATCTGCTATAGAGAGCCAGATGACAAAATCATCTTTTATCAAACTAAATGCCAATGGCAGTTCTACCTGTGAAGAAAATGTATCTGAACAAGTCCTTACCGCTGCATCATTTTTTGCGGATACATTGATCTGGACGACAGCAAATGCCGGAACAGTGGATACCGTCACTTTTAAGACTAAACCCAACAATTATGATGTACCGGTATTGGCACTGAATGTCCGTCCCTTCTGCCCTAATGAACCGATTGACTGGACTTTCAAGGCAGGTACAAAAGGTGCCATTTTTTACGAGTGGAGTACCGGAGAAAAAGGACCAACTCTGGATACCTTAAGAGTATTTAAAACCGGAAAATATTCAGTCACTGTGACTATAGGCGAAAAAGTATGCTTCATGCTATGCGATACTGTTGAATTAGCCAGATATGATAAGCCCCAGGCAGGTATGAATCTCGGATTGGGAAGCTTTTGTACTACAGGAAGACAAACCTTGGCTTTTTCTTATACACCTGGACATCCTCAGGTAAAATCAGTTGCCTGGAGCACAGGACAAAATACAAATACTATAGAAATCGCCCAGCCTGGAAATTATTCTGTGACAGTAACGGACCAATGCGATGAAAAAGCTCCGGCTTCGACTTCAGTAGGTACTTTCCCGACAAAAATTACAGCTGCTACCATAGCTCCCACCATATCTGTAGACTGTTTTACCGGACAGGCGACCGGAACCCTTACAGCAAATGGTAATTCTACAGGCCTCGGACCTGAGACGTACAGATGGAGTACTGGCCAGGCAACAAAAGCCATTTCTATCAATAGTGCTGCGATCAGAACCTTTACCGTTACCATCACTGACGCGTGTGGAAGCACTGCCGCAAGTACCTACAATATGGAGCTGAAAGGACCCGGAATCACAAAAGCCAGCATAAGTATCAATAAAGATGGCATTTGCCAAACGAAAAATATTCGGTTAAATGCTTTGGCCGACAAGGTCGGTCAACTTAGATATGCCTGGTCAAACAGCACTTCTGCTGAAAGTATCAATGTCAATCAAACCGGAACATATTCTGTTACAATCACAGATGTCTGTGGAAATACAGGCACCGCAAGCGCAACGATTAAAGAGTCCGATCTGACACCACAGGATTTGATATATGCCAATGTATTTTTCCCTGAAGGAGTCGGTGCCAGGTTTGAATCAGGGACAGATTCACTTGCCTGGAATGCTTTGAAATTAAACCGTACATTTGGTCCGGTCAATAAACCGGAATTCTGCATAGACATTATTTCTGCCTATGAATTTTATGTATTCAATCGCTGGGGTCAGCAAGTCTTTGAGTCCAAAAATATAAAAAATGAATGGGATGGCCGTATAGGCGAAAAAGATGCACAAAGCGATACCTATATCTGGGTAGTAAAATACAACATAAACGGATTTGAAAAAAAGCTCAAAGGCGATGTCAGTTTGATAAGGCAATAA
- a CDS encoding PadR family transcriptional regulator: MELKIENTKAQMRKGVLELCVLAIIAKEEAYPTDIINKLKESKLIVVEGTLYPLLNRLKDADLLQYTWKESKSGPPRKYYQITTHGNEFLSGLRETWEELNHAVNQSQNNTKSNKK; the protein is encoded by the coding sequence ATGGAATTAAAAATTGAAAATACAAAAGCGCAGATGCGCAAAGGCGTACTCGAGTTATGTGTGTTGGCTATCATTGCAAAGGAAGAAGCATATCCTACCGATATCATCAATAAGCTGAAGGAATCCAAGCTCATAGTGGTAGAAGGTACGCTCTATCCTTTGCTCAACAGACTCAAGGACGCCGATCTTTTACAATATACCTGGAAGGAATCCAAGTCAGGTCCTCCCAGAAAATATTACCAGATCACCACCCATGGCAATGAGTTTTTGTCAGGACTCAGGGAAACCTGGGAAGAATTAAATCACGCTGTAAATCAATCACAAAACAATACTAAATCAAATAAGAAATGA
- a CDS encoding AAA family ATPase, giving the protein MLTALLTVIIIMAQTWNYWEFKGYYWTMPFLLLIIYTISEITIKKKYEKTSITDELNRDGFAASILEDIKLKKDIERSYNYGLVGEWGSGKSFLMEMMYEKMKNEPKTFITYYFKPWETPNEKEFAIQILNGIKSKSENYEFETKINKFLSKIETDSSDILTKTFTTFFSWLISDDSSIDDIKKDLSNYLKKNDKRLVVFLDDLDRLDQSEIKELLRLMRNTFDIPYLFFIVGYDREYLARTLRLPSVKFDNYISKFFQVRVDIPLLNKDDLFKKYYRNDLCLVMDFDANDLDEEKKNKELISSFFLDKIQTPRDYENIISSFDVAFRNLRDNCDWFTLFQLEILRHKEYDKYIEAKSGNYNYTGSEVLKQAYGKYPISDIKYRHKYFSLVNAAYEIDQRELDKILSENDLTIVEEKFEKWLKDGKYDDLDKKLKYYFNNSDNFIDPDLLLLIDSKMASGPYSRHSVYNPILEYLLRILKHLNIPDFHYIAGIHSKLDNASKLDNANISRNISYFLVDHIYNNELCNEIIEKFNSLIVTNQYYDNQLFYFLQNVEVMQQNFIDRDIYRESFENYLNFKNNFKGKIDPILTNFARTDIVEFLQNFSAPIPNPRGPLYSIYDDLVPKLISYDDVLKLLIKEKQTDSVKELVDFVSKLKQVELDYPQGYSVFVQNFTFRHNEKIIDKS; this is encoded by the coding sequence TTGCTTACTGCTCTTTTGACTGTGATTATTATAATGGCACAGACTTGGAACTATTGGGAATTTAAGGGATATTATTGGACTATGCCATTTCTACTTTTAATCATTTATACTATTTCTGAAATAACAATTAAAAAGAAATATGAGAAAACGTCTATAACAGATGAGTTAAATCGAGATGGTTTTGCAGCGTCAATTTTGGAAGATATTAAGTTAAAAAAAGATATTGAACGCTCTTATAATTATGGTTTAGTTGGTGAATGGGGCTCAGGCAAATCATTTTTGATGGAAATGATGTATGAAAAAATGAAAAATGAGCCTAAAACATTCATTACTTACTATTTCAAACCTTGGGAAACACCCAATGAAAAAGAATTTGCTATACAAATCCTGAACGGAATCAAATCAAAATCCGAAAATTATGAATTTGAAACCAAGATCAACAAATTTCTTTCGAAGATAGAAACCGATTCAAGCGACATACTTACTAAAACATTCACAACGTTCTTCTCTTGGCTCATTTCTGATGACTCGAGTATTGATGACATTAAAAAAGACCTTTCAAACTACCTTAAAAAGAACGATAAAAGATTAGTTGTATTTTTAGACGATTTGGATAGGTTGGACCAATCAGAGATAAAAGAGTTGCTAAGATTGATGCGTAATACTTTTGATATACCATATTTGTTTTTTATTGTTGGGTATGACAGAGAATATTTAGCAAGAACCTTACGTCTTCCTTCAGTTAAGTTTGATAACTATATTTCTAAGTTTTTTCAGGTAAGAGTTGATATTCCATTATTAAATAAAGATGATCTTTTCAAGAAATATTATAGAAATGACTTATGTCTTGTTATGGACTTTGATGCAAATGACTTGGATGAAGAAAAAAAGAATAAAGAATTGATCTCGTCATTTTTTTTGGATAAAATCCAAACGCCAAGGGATTATGAAAATATTATATCTTCGTTTGACGTTGCCTTTCGAAACCTACGCGATAACTGTGATTGGTTTACATTATTTCAACTTGAGATACTAAGACATAAAGAGTACGACAAATATATCGAAGCGAAAAGTGGGAATTATAATTATACAGGATCAGAAGTCTTGAAACAAGCATATGGAAAGTATCCAATAAGCGATATAAAGTATCGTCACAAGTACTTTTCTTTGGTCAATGCAGCTTATGAGATTGACCAAAGAGAACTTGATAAAATCCTTTCAGAGAATGACTTAACCATTGTTGAAGAAAAATTTGAAAAATGGCTGAAGGATGGGAAATATGATGATTTAGATAAAAAATTAAAGTACTACTTTAACAATTCTGACAATTTTATTGACCCTGACTTACTTCTACTCATAGATAGTAAGATGGCAAGTGGACCTTATTCACGACATAGTGTATATAATCCTATATTAGAATATTTACTACGAATTTTAAAACACTTAAATATACCTGATTTTCATTACATTGCAGGAATTCATAGTAAGTTAGACAATGCGAGTAAGTTAGACAATGCCAATATTAGTCGCAATATTTCATATTTTTTAGTAGATCATATTTATAATAATGAATTGTGTAATGAAATTATTGAAAAGTTTAACTCACTAATAGTGACAAATCAATATTATGATAATCAACTTTTTTACTTTTTACAAAATGTTGAAGTTATGCAACAAAACTTTATTGATAGAGATATTTATAGAGAATCTTTCGAAAATTATTTGAATTTCAAAAATAATTTCAAAGGAAAAATTGATCCAATTTTAACTAATTTTGCTAGAACCGATATAGTAGAATTTCTTCAAAATTTTAGTGCGCCCATACCAAATCCTCGTGGCCCTCTATACTCCATTTATGATGATCTTGTACCCAAATTGATCAGTTATGATGATGTTTTAAAATTGCTTATTAAAGAAAAACAAACTGATTCAGTTAAAGAATTAGTTGATTTTGTTTCAAAGTTAAAGCAGGTTGAATTAGATTATCCTCAAGGTTATTCTGTTTTTGTCCAAAACTTTACATTTAGACATAACGAAAAAATTATTGATAAATCTTAA